In a single window of the Verrucomicrobiaceae bacterium genome:
- a CDS encoding BamA/TamA family outer membrane protein, translating into MMIVSLGAFEVKHGGVVVSVSGIEAAQWKNLEGMLKDQLTLNGGGAVAEPLADDLAFFTRQFLIRDGWPEVEVSWKLQKSAIVLVVKTGPRVRVGEVRVQGAKEVPEEELRKFVMKPTLERESVDAKLPQWVDGDLQEGAGLVARRLRAEGYLNATALLLPAPDHDAQFRRDLTVQVTPGPRFTFGKASLSGAPLELESEMQALMTEQEGTAFNEARVQQIEQRLRSMCADHGWLNATTEARYTLSKAGGAVDVLFLVTPSERVRITRVVTHPGFSRGAARVLMAKFKPLQGQIYEAEDADFFFKRALDTGMFALLDTEVVAVDAAKSQGELHVTGEETKPHTLGFEAGFDTFLGGQAGVTYKNTNFRNKGNTLAAELSYSVAGPLGFVSHTNPAVFGSQWALTSRLALEQFNRFEYDRLGTTLGFDLVRRVSVPLSYGFFLSSSVNTVSTKNLTKLETGPQSYTLESLGANILYDQRDSPILPTKGWMVSGRLESTVSLLGGNVSFLRSDIRAAWYRPLTKKLRFATGFELSNLLGVKAEDVPIDARVFNGGPNSVRSFAQRELGPVTPGGTPLGGTSALFASAEFSYELIQNLELALFTDVGSLGRGVNASPFAYSSDLRYAVGAGLRYHLPFGPIRVDYGHNMSPRTGERGGMLHVTVGFAF; encoded by the coding sequence ATGATGATTGTTTCACTGGGTGCATTTGAAGTGAAGCACGGTGGCGTGGTGGTGAGTGTGAGTGGAATCGAAGCGGCTCAGTGGAAGAATTTGGAAGGGATGTTGAAGGATCAGCTCACGCTGAATGGTGGTGGGGCTGTGGCGGAGCCTTTGGCGGATGATTTGGCGTTTTTTACGCGGCAGTTTTTGATACGAGATGGTTGGCCGGAGGTGGAGGTGAGCTGGAAGCTGCAAAAGAGTGCGATTGTGCTGGTGGTGAAGACTGGCCCGCGTGTGCGGGTGGGTGAAGTGCGGGTGCAGGGGGCTAAGGAGGTGCCGGAGGAGGAATTGCGGAAATTCGTGATGAAGCCGACGCTGGAGCGGGAGAGCGTGGACGCGAAACTGCCGCAGTGGGTGGATGGTGATCTCCAGGAGGGGGCAGGATTGGTAGCGCGGCGTCTGCGTGCGGAGGGCTATCTGAATGCGACGGCGCTGCTACTGCCCGCACCGGATCATGATGCGCAGTTTCGCCGTGATTTGACCGTGCAGGTGACGCCGGGGCCGCGTTTCACCTTTGGAAAGGCTTCGCTGAGTGGTGCCCCGTTGGAGCTGGAGTCCGAGATGCAGGCACTGATGACGGAGCAGGAGGGGACAGCCTTTAATGAGGCCCGTGTGCAGCAGATCGAGCAGCGCCTGCGGTCGATGTGTGCTGATCATGGTTGGCTAAATGCCACCACAGAGGCACGCTACACATTGTCAAAGGCAGGCGGTGCGGTGGATGTGCTCTTTCTGGTGACTCCAAGTGAGCGTGTGCGCATCACGCGGGTGGTGACGCATCCGGGCTTCAGCCGTGGAGCGGCTCGGGTGCTGATGGCGAAGTTTAAGCCGCTCCAAGGGCAAATTTATGAAGCGGAAGATGCGGATTTCTTTTTCAAGCGTGCGCTGGATACAGGGATGTTTGCGCTATTGGACACGGAAGTCGTGGCGGTGGATGCGGCGAAATCACAGGGCGAGCTGCATGTCACGGGCGAGGAGACAAAGCCGCACACACTGGGCTTTGAGGCGGGCTTTGATACCTTCCTGGGTGGTCAGGCTGGCGTAACCTACAAGAACACGAATTTCCGCAACAAGGGCAATACCTTGGCCGCAGAGCTGAGTTACAGCGTGGCGGGGCCGCTGGGTTTTGTGAGTCACACGAATCCGGCTGTGTTTGGCTCGCAGTGGGCGCTGACTTCACGTCTCGCGTTGGAGCAGTTCAATCGCTTCGAGTATGATCGGCTAGGGACGACGCTGGGTTTTGATCTGGTGCGACGGGTGAGTGTGCCGCTGAGTTACGGCTTCTTTTTGAGTTCATCGGTCAATACGGTGAGCACCAAGAATCTGACGAAACTGGAGACTGGGCCGCAGAGTTACACGCTGGAGAGTCTGGGGGCGAATATCCTCTATGATCAGCGTGATAGCCCTATTTTGCCGACAAAAGGCTGGATGGTGTCTGGACGGCTAGAGAGCACCGTGAGCCTGCTCGGCGGGAATGTGAGCTTTTTGCGCTCAGACATCCGCGCGGCGTGGTATCGGCCCCTGACGAAAAAATTGCGCTTTGCGACAGGTTTTGAGCTCTCGAATCTCCTCGGTGTGAAGGCGGAGGATGTGCCGATCGATGCCCGTGTCTTCAATGGTGGGCCCAATAGTGTGCGCAGCTTTGCGCAGCGTGAGCTGGGGCCGGTGACACCGGGCGGCACACCGCTAGGGGGCACATCGGCGCTGTTTGCGAGTGCCGAGTTCTCCTATGAGCTCATTCAAAACTTGGAGCTCGCCCTTTTTACGGATGTAGGCAGCCTAGGACGTGGGGTGAATGCGTCACCCTTCGCCTACTCATCGGATCTGCGCTACGCGGTGGGTGCCGGGCTGCGCTATCATCTGCCTTTTGGCCCGATCCGAGTCGATTATGGGCATAACATGAGCCCACGCACAGGCGAGCGCGGCGGGATGCTGCACGTGACCGTGGGTTTTGCGTTCTAG
- a CDS encoding DMT family transporter — MNSLQHKPVLGAWWMVLSLTCFTGNALLLKVLASQRMVDGWVLLLFRAGLGLLVTMLFFSSSGTLRLMRSFQSWLLASRGVLGALGTAAYYLTIGPLGAGKSTLIGNTWCVFAAVMAAWVLRERLGVVQVLGIVLALLGLSFLTGMTPGALVVFGKYEMIALGGAVLAAAVVVVIRQLTRTESSATIFASQCIYALLLSLPLAWGHLGSLGGLDVALLCGAALCATVGQLAMTEGFRFLSVAAGGAFQNAVPLVITLCSMWLFAEPFTGLQMLGGLLVLWGGFQTVVGGRGR, encoded by the coding sequence ATGAATTCTCTACAGCACAAGCCCGTCCTCGGGGCGTGGTGGATGGTGCTGTCGCTGACGTGTTTTACGGGGAATGCGCTGCTGCTGAAGGTGCTGGCCTCGCAGCGGATGGTGGATGGCTGGGTATTGCTGCTTTTTCGTGCTGGCCTAGGGCTGCTGGTGACGATGCTGTTTTTTTCGTCGTCAGGGACGCTGCGGCTGATGCGCAGTTTTCAGAGCTGGCTGCTGGCCTCACGCGGTGTCCTGGGAGCGCTAGGCACGGCTGCGTATTATTTGACGATTGGTCCGCTAGGGGCGGGGAAATCGACCCTGATCGGGAATACTTGGTGTGTGTTTGCCGCGGTGATGGCTGCCTGGGTGCTACGTGAGCGGCTGGGTGTGGTGCAGGTGCTGGGCATCGTCCTAGCGCTGCTGGGGCTCTCATTTCTGACCGGGATGACGCCGGGGGCGCTGGTCGTTTTCGGCAAGTATGAAATGATCGCCCTGGGCGGTGCGGTGCTGGCGGCGGCTGTGGTGGTGGTGATCCGCCAACTGACGCGGACGGAGTCGAGTGCGACGATTTTTGCTTCGCAATGCATTTACGCACTGCTGCTGTCACTGCCGCTGGCCTGGGGGCATCTGGGATCACTGGGCGGGCTGGATGTGGCGCTGCTGTGTGGCGCGGCGCTGTGTGCGACGGTGGGGCAGCTCGCGATGACGGAGGGTTTTCGCTTTTTGTCGGTGGCGGCGGGTGGGGCGTTTCAGAATGCGGTGCCGCTGGTCATCACGCTGTGCAGCATGTGGCTGTTCGCAGAGCCATTTACCGGTTTGCAGATGCTGGGGGGCTTGCTGGTGCTGTGGGGTGGCTTTCAGACGGTGGTGGGTGGGCGTGGGCGGTGA